From a region of the Colias croceus chromosome 30, ilColCroc2.1 genome:
- the LOC123704507 gene encoding probable serine/threonine-protein kinase clkA — protein sequence MMMLIGIVMMIKIQMLILVIITLVVIVIVVVIQILGVIKMQVVIVKQQLDTLKITISGALSFIFKIFKQKPTDINGVYKLVVDFMQGFGGVIDTKYNGYGSLLVRMSIALSRISICLSGKNSHIPFCTRDFPQYNIKGCGTDIQNVRERLSVSNSHQLVIEFINKFTNGQGLNSTKGFVYIMFKFGLDLANILDGKVIHQKSFSTLIINVSILMGGFANGIRSNLGITISYGILKTCHPILIKNGYQGVLTHYKDVKTTIKSCNGNPGPFQPTNTNDDDNDLTNNDNWVCDDDQNSGEQNSGEQNNDTTNVGYSGSGGSNSNTNTDNSTNSGTVPSENNANAASNTNTDSSTNTGNDASNTGGTVTSENNANAASNANTGSNYSTSKTDSESSATVNNGASNDNNASNNGNYSNDNNGVNQNNQYSGTNTENSENTSYNTSGSNTNVVNGGTSNTGNSENNSATNNNSGTNINSATNNNNSGSYSSGTNDSGAYNSGTNNNSGSYNSGTNENSGSYSSGTNESGTYNSGTNNNSGSYNSGTNDNNSGTYTTYENCTTLDNDYNGGYDESNSNVQPQSGIIYWEYVPETNESTQQ from the exons ATGATGATGCTAATTGGGATTGTGATGATGATCAAGATACAGATGTTAATACTGGTGATAATAACGCTGGTGGTAATAGTAATAGTGGTGGTAATACAAATACTGGGGGTAATCAAAATGCAGGTGGTAATAGTAAAACAGCAATTGGACACG CTAAAAATAACGATATCAGGGGCACTAAGTTtcatttttaagattttcaaAC aaaaaccAACGGATATCAATGGAGTCTATAAATTAGTAGTAGact ttatGCAAGGGTTTGGCGGAGTTATTGATACTAAATACAATGGAT atgGATCCCTTCTTGTTCGAA tGTCAATCGCTCTCAGTAGAATATCTATCTGTTTATCCGGAAAGAaca GTCACATTCCGTTCTGTACGCGAGATTTTCCACAATACAACATAAAAGGATGCGGTACCGACATACAGAATGTTCGAGAAAGATTAAGTGTTAGTAACTCGCATCAATTAGtcattgaatttataaataagtttactAATGGACAAG gacTCAATTCTACTAAAGGATTTGTCTACATAATGTTCAAATTCGGACTCGATTTAGCCAATATTCTTG ATGGTAAAGTCATTCATCAGAAATCATTCAGCACTCTTATTATTAATG tGAGCATTCTTATGGGTGGATTTGCGAACGGTATCAGAAGTAATT tGGGAATAACTATTTCATACGGCATCTTGAAGACTTGTCATCCAATTCTGATCAAAAATGGATATCAAG GAGTTCTCACTCATTACAAAGATGtaaaaacaacaattaaaTCATGCAACGGCAACCCTGGACCGTTTCAACCAACAAATACTAATGATGACGACAATGACTTAACAAATAATGACAACTGGGTTTGTGATGATGATCAAAATTCTGGTGAACAGAATTCAGGTGAACAAAATAATGATACAACCAATGTTGGTTATAGTGGATCAGGAGGAAGTAATTCAAATACGAATACAGACAATTCTACTAATTCTGGTACAGTACCTTCTGAAAACAACGCAAATGCTGCAAGTAATACAAATACAGATAGTTCTACAAACACAGGAAACGATGCTAGTAATACAGGTGGAACAGTTACTTCTGAAAACAACGCAAATGCTGCAAGTAACGCAAATACAGGAAGCAACTATAGTACTAGTAAGACTGACAGTGAAAGTAGTGCTACTGTTAATAACGGTGCTAGTAATGATAACAATGCAAGTAATAATGGTAACTATAGCAACGATAACAATGGTGTCaatcaaaataatcaatatagtGGTACTAATACAGAAAACAGTGAAAACACAAGCTATAATACCAGTGGTAGTAATACCAACGTTGTCAATGGTGGTACTTCTAATACTGGAAACAGTGAAAATAACAGTGCTACTAACAACAACAGTGGTACCAACATTAACAGTGCTACCAATAACAACAACAGTGGTTCTTACAGTAGCGGCACTAACGACAGTGGTGCCTATAATAGCGGCACTAATAACAACAGTGGTTCTTACAACAGCGGCACTAACGAAAACAGTGGTTCCTACAGTAGCGGCACTAACGAAAGTGGTACCTATAATAGCGGCACTAATAACAACAGTGGGTCTTACAACAGTGGCACCAATGATAACAATAGCGGCACCTACACAACTTATGAGAATTGTACTACACTTGACAATGACTATAATGGTGGATATGATGAGAGTAATTCTAATGTTCAACCACAAAGTGGTATAATTTATTGGGAATATGTACCAGAAACAAATGAATCTACAcaacaataa
- the LOC123704715 gene encoding zinc finger protein 142-like produces MFRSSTEVIDRGLGTVNTKENYDDEMYSCDKCSEGDWYSETEVECHKQKRHKKELLNLLHGNSENLCKMCLQIFEDRDELIKHIKTDHLLSSEDATRVEREIFICDECHCIFFNKRHLALHIIYHHYRVRGQMRVECPKCEKFIRIRTLWFHFLVHKIQSVASCKICFYKCKNRQHLREHVKSHPKHLYCAICQYETKKEDLFKQHLALKHKNSNAIACNPQPYFVPKYAEVRMPKLSSFLGLSLTNNVRLCVLCREICVGDCEMHEHIKVHMSGEKILSKLYSCVCGEQFFNKVLLKHHIFKLKGIHREKDVKKH; encoded by the exons atgtttcgTTCATCCACCGAGGTGATTGATCGTGGGCTGGGCACCGTGAATACGAAAGAAAATTACGATGACGAAATGTATAGTTGTGATAAATGTTCTGAAGGAGACTGGTACAGTGAAACAGAAGTAGAATGCCATAAACAGAAGAGACACAAGAAGgaattgttaaatttgttgCATGGGAACTCCGAAAATCTGTGTAAA ATGTGCCTCCAAATATTTGAAGATAGAGACGAACTTATAAAGCACATAAAAACCGATCATCTATTAAGTTCCGAAGATGCAACGCGTGTCGAACGAGAAATATTCATATGTGATGAGTGTCATTGCATATTCTTCAATAAGAGACACTTAGCcttacacataatataccaTCACTACAGAGTTCGCGGGCAAATGCGTGTCGAATGTCCAAAATGCGAGAAATTCATAAGAATAAGGACTCTCTGGTTCCATTTCCTAGTGCACAAAATACAGAGTGTCGCCAGCTGCAAAATATGCTTCTACAAGTGTAAAAACAGGCAACACTTGCGGGAACACGTCAAAAGTCACCCGAAACATTTGTACTGTGCTATATGCCAGTATGAGACAAAGAAAGAAGATCTATTCAAGCAGCATTTAGCGTTGAAACATAAGAATAGCAATGCAATAGCTTGCAATCCACAGCCGTATTTTGTGCCGAAGTATGCAGAGGTTAGAATGCCGAAATTATCGTCGTTTCTGGGTCTCTCTTTAACAAACAATGTTCGTTTGTGTGTTTTGTGTAGAGAGATATGTGTAGGTGATTGTGAAATGCACGAACATATTAAAGTACATATGTCAGGAGAGAAAATATTGTCTAAGTTGTATAGTTGTGTTTGCGGTGAgcagttttttaataaagtgcTCTTAAAACACCATATCTTTAAATTGAAAGGTATTCATAGAGAAAAAGACGTAAAGAAGCAttga